The genomic DNA ATATCGCGGGGTCGCTGATCGCCGCGGACGACGTGGACGCGGTGCTGGTGTCGTCCTGGCACGCCGCGCACGCCGAGCACGTACTGGCCGCGATCGCCGCGGGCAAGCCGGTGCTCTGCGAGAAGCCGCTGGCGACGACGGCGGAGGACGCGCTGCGCGTGCTGGCCGCGGAGGAGGCGTTCGGGCGGCGGCTGGTGCAGGTCGGGTTCATGCGCCGCTACGACCCGGGCTACCGGGAGTTGAAGCGCGTCATCGCCGACGGAGGCATCGGCCGGCCGCTGATGATGCACTGCGCGCACCGCAACCGGTCGGCGCCCGAGCGGTACACGACCGAGATGGCCGCGCAGGACACGGGCGTGCACGAGATCGACGCGGCCCGCTGGCTGCTGGCCGACGAGATCGTCTCCGCGCAGGTCATCATGCCGCGCGCCACGGAGCGCCGCTTCCCGCACTTGCAGGACCCGCAGTTCATGCTCTTCGAGACGGCCGGCGGGGTCCGTATCGACCTGGAGGTCTTCGTCAACTGCCAGTACGGGTACGACATCCAGTGCGAGACGGTCGGCGAGACGGGTCTGATCCGGCTGCCAGAACCGGCGCGCGCTCAGGTGCGTGCGGCGGCGCGGGTGGGCACGGAGATCGACCAGGAGTGGGGCGGCCGCTTCGCGGAGGCGTTCGACGTGGAGGTGCAGGCGTGGGCCGACTCGGTGGCCGCGGGTGCGGCCACGGGGCCGAGCGCCTGGGACGGTTACGCCGCCACAGCGGTCGCGGCGGCGACGGTCGAGGCGCAGCGGACGGGCGCGGTGGTGGACGTGAACCTCGTGGAACGCCCGGCGTTCTACGCCTGACGGGCACGCACGCCGCCCGGTTTTCCGGGCCGGGGCACCGTCCCCGGCCCGCCGCGCTTCCCGCGGCCCCGGCCCCCACTGCGGGGGGAGGGGCCGGGCCGCGGGAACCCCGTCTCCGTTCGGCACGTCTCCTTGGGGCAGCAGGTGTGTCCAAAGGGGGGTACGGATGTCACTGGGGGAGCCGCCGCTGCTGAGCCGTCCGCCGTGGGTCGGCGTGACGACGACGCTGGGGCAGATGGCGTACGCGCTGGGGGCGTTACCGGCGGCGTTGATGGCGCTGATGATCCCGCTGTTCCGCGGCGAGCGGGAGTACTGCGCGCCGCCGGACCATACGGGTCCGTGCGACCGCATCCAGGAGATGAGCGCCGGTTCGGCCGCGGGTCTTGGCCTGGGGGTGCTGACGCTGCTGGTGGCGGGCGCGGTCGCGCAGTCCGTGGGGCGGCGGATGGCGGAGACGGGGCGGGAGCGGCGGGGGGTGGCACTGGTGCTGGGGACGCTGGCGGTGCCGGCGGTGACGTACGCGATGCTGGCGTACGGGTACACGACGGCGTGAGGCGGCGGCGTACGCGGTGACGGGGTGCGGCCCGCCCTCGTACGGGACGGGCGTGAAGCCCGGTGTCCGTACGCGACAGCCCGAAGCCCGCGGCCCGCCGTCAGGCGTCGTCGCCGGCGAGGACGTCGTCGGCGTCCACGATCCGGTACGCGTACCCCTGCTCGGCGAGGAACCGCTGCCGGTGCGCGGCGTAGTCCTGGTCGATGGTGTCGCGTGCGACGAGCGAGTAGAACCGCGCCTCGTGCCCGTCCTCCTTCGGCCGCAGCACGCGGCCGAGCCGCTGCGCCTCCTCCTGGCGGGAGCCGAACGTGCCCGAGACCTGGATGGCGACCGTCGCCTCCGGCAGGTCGACGGAGAAGTTCGCGACCTTCGACACCACGAGGACGCTTATCTCGCCGCTGCGGAAGGCGTCGAAGAGCTTCTCCCGGCGGGCGTTGGTGGTCTCGCCCTTGATGACGGGGGCGTCGAGGTGCTCGCCCAGCTCGTCGAGCTGGTCGATGTACTGG from Streptomyces sp. CMB-StM0423 includes the following:
- a CDS encoding Gfo/Idh/MocA family protein — encoded protein: MTVRIGVVGTGAIGREHIERISRVISGARVSAVADIDAALAEKAAAEAGGARVADAADIAGSLIAADDVDAVLVSSWHAAHAEHVLAAIAAGKPVLCEKPLATTAEDALRVLAAEEAFGRRLVQVGFMRRYDPGYRELKRVIADGGIGRPLMMHCAHRNRSAPERYTTEMAAQDTGVHEIDAARWLLADEIVSAQVIMPRATERRFPHLQDPQFMLFETAGGVRIDLEVFVNCQYGYDIQCETVGETGLIRLPEPARAQVRAAARVGTEIDQEWGGRFAEAFDVEVQAWADSVAAGAATGPSAWDGYAATAVAAATVEAQRTGAVVDVNLVERPAFYA